The genomic segment GGTCGTCGTGCTCGGCGCCGTCATGTCCATCCTGGACACGACGGTCGTCAACGTCGCCATCAACACGCTGGCTCGCGAGTTCGACACGTCGCTGGCGACGATCCAGTGGGTCGCGACCGGCTACACGCTCGCGCTCGCCACGGTGATCCCGCTCACCGGTTGGGCGGCGGACCGCTTCGGCACGAAGCGGCTGTACCTCATGTCGATCTCGCTGTTCGTCATCGGCTCGGTCCTGTCGGGCCTGGCCTGGAGCGCGAACGCCCTCATCGTCTTCCGCGTGCTGCAGGGCCTGGGCGGCGGCATGCTCATGCCCGCCGGCATGACGATCCTCACCCGCGCCGCCGGCCCTCACCGCGTGGGGCGGGTCATGGCGATCATCGGCGTGCCGATGATGCTCGGGCCGATCTGCGGCCCGATCCTCGGCGGCTGGCTCGTCGACGCGTTCAGCTGGCGCTGGATCTTCTTCATCAACGTGCCGATCGGCATCGCCGCGCTCGTCCTGTCGCTGCGCGTGCTCGAGCGCGACGTCCCGACCCCCGAGCACCGCCTGGACTGGCTGGGCCTCGGGCTGCTGTCCCCGGGGCTGGCGCTGCTGATCTACGGGCTGGCCGAGTCGAGCTCCTCCGGCGGCTTCGGCGCCGCCAAGGCGTGGGCGCCGATGGTCGCCGGCGTGGTGATGCTCGCGCTCTTCGTGCGCCACGCGCTGCGCGACGCCGACGCCGCGCTGATCGACCTGCGGCTGTTCGCCAACCGCACGTTCTCGGCCGCGTCGATCACGCTGATCCTGGTCATCATCGCCGTGTTCGGCGGCATGCTGCTGCTGCCGCTCTACCTCCAGGCGGTCCGCGGAGAGTCGGCGCTGAGCACCGGCCTGCTGCTGGCGCCGCAGGGCGTCGGCGCCATGCTCGCGATGCCCGTGGCCGGCAGGCTGGCCGACACGACGGGCATCGGGCGGATCGTCCCGGTCGGCCTGGTCCTCGTCGGCGTGTCGTTCGTCGGGCTGACCCAGCTGCAGGAGGACACGTCCTACTGGCTGCTGGGCGCCGAGCTGTTCCTGCTCGGCGTCGGGCTGGGCGCCACGATGATGCCGACGTTCTCCGGCGCGATGCAGACGCTGCGCCGCGCGGCGATCGCCCGCGCCTCGACGACGCTGAACATCAACCAGCAGGTCGGCGCCTCCGTCGGCACCGCGGTGCTCAGCGTCCTGCTCGCCCACGAGCTGGCCGCCCGCCTCGGCGGCGGCGGGGGCATCGGCGGTACGGCCGTGCCGGCCGACCGGCGCGCGGCGGTCGCCCCGAAGATGGCCGACGCGTTCGCCGCGACGTTCTGGTGGGCGCTGGGGCTCGTGGTCCTCGCGTTCGTCGTCGCGGTGATCCTGCTGCCCCGCGACAAGCCCGAGCCGGTCGACGATCCCGACGACCCCGGCGCCGGCGCGATGCCCGACGCCGCGCTCGTGCTCACCCACTGACGCCGCGCCGGCAGCCCTACGCGGGCCGCCGGCCGCGTGCGGCCCAGGACCGCGCCGGCAGCTCGAACGGGCCCTGCGGGTCGCCCAGGCGCCGGCGGCACTCCTCGCGCAGCGCGACCTGCGCGTCGGGCGCCAGCGAGGCGCACCACTCGCCCGCGGGCCCGACGCCGCCGGTCAGCGGCTCCCAGAAGTCGTCGAAGTCCTCGTACCCGGCCAAGACGTCCAGCGGCTGTACCTCCACGTCGGCCAGGCCCGCGCCCGACCAGAGCTCGTGCAGCTCGTCCCGGGCGCCGAAGCGCACCCGGCCGGCCTCGGCCGGCGCGGCCGGGTCCAGCGCCAGCGCCGCGGCCCAGAAGAGGTCGAGCATGCGCATCGCGCCCGCCGAGTCCCACGTGCAGGCGGCGACGGTGGCCCCCGGAGCGACGACACGGGCCATCTCGCGCACGCCGGCCTCCGGGTCGGCCATGAAGCCGACGACGAGCTGGGCCAGCGCCGCGTCGAACGTCGCGTCGGCCCAGGGCAGCGCCTCGGCGCGCGTCTCCCGCACGTCGGCGCCGGGGACGCGCGCCGCGCAGGCCGCGGCGAAGCCCGGCGACGGGTCGGCCGCCGCGACCTGCGGGGCGCCCACCAGCCCGGCCAGCACGCCGGTCAGCGCGCCGGGGCCGCAGCCCACGTCGAGCACGCGCATCCCCGCCTCGATCCCGGCGAAGCGGGCGAAGGCCGGAGCGACGCGGCGCGAGTAGCGGCCCATGAAGCGGTCGTAGGTCTCGGCGGGCACGGCGAAGGACATGGGCGCAGCTTCGCACGCGCTCGGGGACAATGCCGGGCATGAGCACCGAACCTGCAGGGGGCCGCGTCGCGGTCATCACCGGAGCGTCGTCGGGCATCGGCGAGGCCACCGCCCGCGCCCTGGCCGCCGACGGGCATCGCCTCGCGCTGCTGGCCCGGCGCGCCGACCGGGTCGCGGCGCTGGCCCAGGAGCTGACGGCGGGCGGCGCCACGGCGATCGCCGTGCCGGGCGACGTCACCGACCGCGACACGATGCTCGCGGCCGCCGAGCGCGTCGCCGGCGAGCTGGGCGGGGCCGACATCCTCGTCAACAACGCGGGCCAGATGCTCCTGGCGCCGTTCTCCTCCGACCAGGTCGAGGAGACGCGGCGCATGGTGGAGACCAACCTGCTCGGGGCGATGACCGCCACGGAGGTCTTCCTGGACCAGCTGCGCGACGGGGGCGGCGACCTCGTGAACATCTCGTCGGTGGCCGGGCGCCGCGCGCGCGCCGGCGCGTCGGTCTACAACGCGACGAAGTGGGGGCTCAACGGCTGGTCGGAGGCCATGCGCCAGGAGCTGCAGCCCGGCGTGCGCGTCATCGTCATCGAGCCCGGCGCGGTGCGCACCGAGCTGACCGACCACATCACCCACACGGCCTCCAAGGAGGCCTCGGAGAAGATGTACGCCGAGAACGCGATCTCCGCCCAGGACGTCGCCGAGGTCATCGCGTTCGCGGTCTCGCGGCCGCCCGGCGTGTCGCTCAACGAGATCCTCATCCGGCCC from the Baekduia soli genome contains:
- a CDS encoding class I SAM-dependent methyltransferase → MSFAVPAETYDRFMGRYSRRVAPAFARFAGIEAGMRVLDVGCGPGALTGVLAGLVGAPQVAAADPSPGFAAACAARVPGADVRETRAEALPWADATFDAALAQLVVGFMADPEAGVREMARVVAPGATVAACTWDSAGAMRMLDLFWAAALALDPAAPAEAGRVRFGARDELHELWSGAGLADVEVQPLDVLAGYEDFDDFWEPLTGGVGPAGEWCASLAPDAQVALREECRRRLGDPQGPFELPARSWAARGRRPA
- a CDS encoding DHA2 family efflux MFS transporter permease subunit; this encodes MATSLPSPTPTDAGADAGLDRALMLIASVVVLGAVMSILDTTVVNVAINTLAREFDTSLATIQWVATGYTLALATVIPLTGWAADRFGTKRLYLMSISLFVIGSVLSGLAWSANALIVFRVLQGLGGGMLMPAGMTILTRAAGPHRVGRVMAIIGVPMMLGPICGPILGGWLVDAFSWRWIFFINVPIGIAALVLSLRVLERDVPTPEHRLDWLGLGLLSPGLALLIYGLAESSSSGGFGAAKAWAPMVAGVVMLALFVRHALRDADAALIDLRLFANRTFSAASITLILVIIAVFGGMLLLPLYLQAVRGESALSTGLLLAPQGVGAMLAMPVAGRLADTTGIGRIVPVGLVLVGVSFVGLTQLQEDTSYWLLGAELFLLGVGLGATMMPTFSGAMQTLRRAAIARASTTLNINQQVGASVGTAVLSVLLAHELAARLGGGGGIGGTAVPADRRAAVAPKMADAFAATFWWALGLVVLAFVVAVILLPRDKPEPVDDPDDPGAGAMPDAALVLTH
- a CDS encoding SDR family oxidoreductase, encoding MSTEPAGGRVAVITGASSGIGEATARALAADGHRLALLARRADRVAALAQELTAGGATAIAVPGDVTDRDTMLAAAERVAGELGGADILVNNAGQMLLAPFSSDQVEETRRMVETNLLGAMTATEVFLDQLRDGGGDLVNISSVAGRRARAGASVYNATKWGLNGWSEAMRQELQPGVRVIVIEPGAVRTELTDHITHTASKEASEKMYAENAISAQDVAEVIAFAVSRPPGVSLNEILIRPSGQVL